In Tessaracoccus flavus, the following are encoded in one genomic region:
- the rpmH gene encoding 50S ribosomal protein L34 encodes MSKRTFQPSNRRRSRTHGFRTRMRTRAGRAILAARRRKGRVELSA; translated from the coding sequence ATGAGCAAGCGCACCTTCCAGCCGAGCAACCGTCGCCGCAGCCGCACCCACGGTTTCCGTACCCGCATGCGCACCCGCGCCGGCCGCGCCATCCTGGCCGCCCGTCGCCGCAAGGGCCGCGTCGAGCTGTCCGCCTGA
- the dnaN gene encoding DNA polymerase III subunit beta has protein sequence MKIRVEKDALADAVAWVARSLPNRPTAPILAGMLLEADANGVTLSSFDSTTSAKVKLPATVTDEGTVLVSGRLLAEIARSLPNKPVDLAADHSKVELTCGQARFTLQTLPVDEYPTLPDMPTQTGTVDAAMFEKAVGQVFVAAGRDELLNVFTGIKMEIDGENLSLLATDRYRMALKELTWRPSSPSVEGAVLVPGKVLSDTAKSMTSGETVTVSLSTTEAEGEGLAGFVGESARGSREATTRLLSQAFPKVRHLMDVDATVSVRVNTGDLLAAVKRVSLVAERNTPLRMRINDDHIALEAATGDQAQASEAIEAEVEISGDEQSITDAGFNPHYLLDALTALDAPFAHFSFTQPGKPCLIMGLASIDGDPLTDYRHVIMLMRLPN, from the coding sequence GTGAAGATTCGAGTTGAGAAGGACGCTCTGGCCGACGCCGTGGCTTGGGTGGCCCGGAGCCTTCCCAACCGCCCCACCGCGCCGATCCTTGCGGGCATGCTGCTGGAGGCCGACGCGAACGGCGTCACGCTCAGCAGCTTCGACTCGACGACGTCGGCGAAGGTCAAGCTCCCCGCCACCGTCACGGACGAGGGCACGGTCCTGGTCTCCGGCCGACTCCTGGCGGAGATTGCGCGCTCCCTGCCCAACAAGCCCGTCGATCTCGCGGCCGACCACTCCAAGGTGGAGCTCACCTGTGGGCAGGCGCGGTTCACCCTGCAGACGCTCCCCGTCGACGAGTACCCGACCCTGCCGGACATGCCGACGCAGACGGGCACCGTCGATGCGGCGATGTTCGAGAAGGCCGTCGGCCAGGTCTTCGTCGCGGCCGGCCGTGACGAGCTGCTGAACGTCTTCACCGGCATCAAGATGGAGATCGACGGCGAGAACCTGTCGTTGCTGGCCACCGACCGCTACCGCATGGCGCTCAAGGAGCTGACCTGGCGGCCGTCGTCGCCGTCGGTCGAGGGCGCGGTGCTCGTCCCGGGCAAGGTCCTGTCGGACACCGCCAAGTCCATGACGTCGGGCGAGACGGTCACCGTGTCGCTGTCGACCACCGAGGCCGAGGGTGAGGGTCTCGCCGGCTTCGTGGGGGAGAGCGCCCGCGGCAGCCGGGAGGCCACCACCCGCCTGCTCAGCCAGGCTTTCCCCAAGGTGCGCCACCTCATGGACGTCGACGCCACCGTCAGCGTGCGCGTCAACACCGGCGACCTGCTCGCCGCCGTCAAGCGCGTCTCCCTCGTCGCTGAGCGGAACACCCCGCTGCGCATGCGCATCAACGACGACCACATCGCGCTCGAGGCCGCCACCGGCGACCAGGCCCAGGCGTCGGAAGCCATCGAGGCCGAGGTTGAGATCTCCGGCGACGAGCAGTCGATCACCGACGCCGGCTTCAACCCGCACTACCTGCTGGACGCGCTCACCGCACTCGACGCCCCGTTCGCGCACTTCTCCTTCACGCAGCCCGGCAAGCCCTGCCTCATCATGGGGCTGGCCAGCATCGACGGCGACCCGCTGACCGACTACCGGCACGTCATCATGCTGATGCGTCTGCCCAACTGA
- the gnd gene encoding phosphogluconate dehydrogenase (NAD(+)-dependent, decarboxylating), which yields MRIGLIGLGKMGGNMRERLRRGGVEVVGLDHNPEISDAKDEADLIAQLGEGPRAVWLMVPIHAVDELIEVLKPLLNEGDIVIDGGNSKWTHDKKHAKFLADKGIRFVDVGVSGGVWGLENGYALMAGGPKDAIEHLMPVFEALKPDGEFGFVHAGDHGAGHFAKMVHNGIEYGLMQAYAEGWELLQAADVVTDVPAVFESWREGTVIRSWLLDLVVRALHADPNLDKIEGYAEDSGEGRWTVNAAVDLAVPVPTIAASLFARFVSRQSDEPAMKMVAAMRNQFGGHAVAPADDTVVAPDAVSVTPGTHEAPPVIAEQQD from the coding sequence ATGCGAATCGGTCTGATCGGACTGGGCAAGATGGGCGGCAACATGCGCGAGCGGTTGCGCCGCGGTGGGGTCGAGGTGGTCGGTCTCGACCACAACCCCGAGATCTCGGACGCCAAGGACGAGGCCGATCTCATTGCGCAGCTGGGCGAGGGACCGCGAGCCGTGTGGCTCATGGTGCCGATCCACGCCGTCGACGAGCTGATCGAGGTCCTCAAGCCGCTGCTGAACGAGGGCGACATCGTCATCGACGGCGGTAACTCGAAGTGGACCCACGACAAGAAGCACGCGAAGTTCCTCGCCGACAAGGGCATCCGCTTCGTCGACGTCGGCGTCTCCGGCGGCGTCTGGGGGCTCGAGAACGGGTACGCGCTCATGGCGGGCGGGCCGAAGGACGCCATCGAGCACCTGATGCCGGTGTTCGAGGCGTTGAAGCCCGACGGCGAGTTCGGGTTCGTCCACGCCGGCGACCACGGCGCCGGGCACTTCGCGAAGATGGTGCACAACGGCATCGAGTACGGGCTGATGCAGGCCTACGCCGAGGGGTGGGAGCTGCTTCAGGCCGCCGACGTCGTCACCGACGTGCCGGCCGTCTTCGAGTCGTGGCGCGAGGGCACCGTCATCCGCTCGTGGCTGCTCGATTTGGTGGTCCGCGCCCTCCACGCCGACCCGAACCTCGACAAGATCGAGGGCTACGCGGAGGATTCCGGCGAGGGACGGTGGACCGTCAACGCGGCCGTGGACCTGGCGGTGCCGGTTCCGACGATCGCCGCCAGCCTGTTCGCCCGCTTCGTCTCCCGTCAGTCGGACGAGCCCGCCATGAAGATGGTGGCCGCCATGCGCAACCAGTTCGGCGGCCACGCGGTGGCCCCGGCCGACGACACTGTGGTGGCGCCGGACGCCGTCTCGGTCACCCCGGGCACGCACGAGGCACCGCCGGTGATCGCCGAGCAGCAGGACTGA
- the dnaA gene encoding chromosomal replication initiator protein DnaA: MPDLTVLWDDVIAAADVPSRAWLRRTHPFDMHGSTVMLAVGDETTRERIETKLRAQIEDRLSVLRGQPTHLAVMINPELVPEPAIVSPAPVSDDAPATVSPRSRPQDVRLNPRYTFESFVAGSSNRFAHAAAAAVAETPGKSYNPLMIYGPSGLGKTHLLHAIGHYVTSYYEQLRVKYVSTEELTNDFINAISSNRTAEFRSSYRDVDVLLVDDIQFLESKIQTQEEFFHTFNTLHNAQKQIVMTSDRPPKLLEALEPRLRSRFEWGLMTDIQPPDLETRIAILRKKVASQRLTAGTQVLELIASRIPTNIRELEGALTRVAALASLNQQEITVPLAEQVLNDLMPDDATPVDAQTIMETSAKYFSITMDDLTGASRVATIASARQIAMYLCRELTDLSLPKIGHKFGGRDHSTVLHAVRKINEKIGVDRDLFNQVTELTNQIKQS, from the coding sequence ATGCCGGACCTGACGGTTCTCTGGGACGACGTCATCGCCGCTGCTGACGTCCCGAGCCGGGCCTGGCTCCGTCGCACCCACCCCTTCGATATGCACGGCAGCACCGTGATGCTCGCCGTCGGCGATGAAACGACCCGGGAACGCATCGAAACCAAGCTCCGAGCACAGATCGAGGATCGCCTGAGCGTTCTGCGGGGCCAGCCGACGCATCTGGCGGTCATGATCAACCCGGAACTCGTGCCGGAGCCGGCGATCGTGAGCCCCGCACCCGTGAGCGACGACGCCCCCGCGACGGTCAGCCCGCGCTCGCGCCCGCAGGACGTGCGCCTCAACCCGCGGTACACCTTCGAATCCTTCGTGGCGGGCTCGTCCAACCGGTTCGCGCACGCGGCCGCGGCCGCCGTCGCCGAGACGCCGGGCAAGTCCTACAACCCCCTGATGATCTACGGCCCATCGGGGCTGGGCAAGACCCATCTGCTCCACGCCATCGGGCACTACGTGACCAGCTACTACGAGCAGCTGCGCGTCAAGTACGTCTCGACCGAGGAGCTGACGAACGACTTCATCAACGCGATCTCGTCGAACCGGACGGCGGAGTTCCGGAGCTCCTACCGGGACGTGGACGTCCTCCTCGTCGACGACATCCAGTTCCTCGAGTCGAAGATCCAGACGCAGGAAGAGTTCTTCCACACGTTCAACACGCTGCACAACGCCCAGAAGCAGATCGTGATGACGTCCGATCGGCCGCCGAAGTTGCTCGAAGCCCTCGAACCTCGGCTCCGGTCGCGGTTCGAGTGGGGGCTGATGACCGACATCCAGCCGCCGGACCTCGAGACGCGCATCGCGATCTTGCGCAAGAAGGTCGCCTCACAGCGCCTGACCGCCGGCACCCAGGTGCTCGAGCTCATCGCGTCGCGCATCCCGACCAACATCCGCGAGCTCGAGGGAGCGCTGACCCGCGTCGCGGCCCTCGCCAGCCTCAACCAGCAGGAGATCACCGTCCCGCTGGCCGAGCAGGTGCTCAACGATCTGATGCCCGACGACGCCACCCCCGTCGATGCCCAGACGATCATGGAGACCTCGGCGAAGTACTTCTCCATCACGATGGACGATCTGACCGGCGCGAGCCGCGTCGCCACCATCGCGTCGGCCCGGCAGATCGCGATGTACCTGTGCCGGGAGTTGACGGACCTGTCGCTGCCCAAGATCGGGCACAAGTTCGGTGGCCGCGACCATTCGACGGTGCTGCACGCCGTCCGCAAGATCAACGAGAAGATCGGCGTCGACCGCGATCTCTTCAACCAGGTCACCGAACTGACCAACCAGATCAAGCAGTCCTGA
- a CDS encoding ABC transporter ATP-binding protein — protein MSIAARAQGLTKTYGSGSTVVTALDNVDFEVVSGEFTAIMGPSGSGKSTLMHLLAALDTPTSGEIFIGDTAVGRMADTPLTELRRDRIGFIFQAFNLVPTLSARENIVLPISIAGKKVDEQWFDRIVDVLGLRDRLNHKPAELSGGQQQRVACARALMNRPDIVFGDEPTGNLDSTAAGEVLGFLRRSVDDFQQTVVMVTHDAHAASYADRVVFLSDGHIVHELRGATQEELLNAMSVLYPRTDDAATEHVTHSHHLVELGETPEESEAIDAHADALYRDGSPPPPPRDGIDETDVESTAERSLARRALLD, from the coding sequence GTGAGCATCGCAGCGCGGGCCCAGGGCCTCACGAAGACCTACGGATCCGGGTCGACCGTGGTCACCGCGCTGGACAACGTCGACTTCGAGGTGGTCTCTGGGGAGTTCACCGCGATCATGGGTCCCTCCGGCTCCGGCAAGTCAACACTCATGCACCTGCTCGCGGCTCTCGACACCCCCACCAGCGGCGAGATCTTCATCGGCGACACCGCCGTCGGCCGGATGGCGGACACGCCGCTGACCGAACTTCGCCGCGACCGCATCGGATTCATCTTCCAGGCGTTCAACCTCGTGCCGACGCTCAGCGCACGGGAAAACATCGTGCTACCGATCTCCATCGCCGGCAAGAAGGTCGACGAGCAGTGGTTCGACAGGATCGTCGACGTCCTCGGTCTCCGGGACCGCCTCAACCACAAGCCCGCGGAACTGTCCGGCGGCCAGCAGCAACGCGTCGCCTGCGCGCGGGCACTCATGAACCGACCCGACATCGTCTTCGGAGACGAACCCACCGGCAACCTCGACTCGACCGCGGCCGGGGAGGTGCTCGGATTCCTCCGCCGCAGCGTGGACGACTTCCAGCAGACGGTGGTCATGGTGACCCACGACGCGCACGCCGCGAGCTACGCCGACCGCGTGGTCTTTCTCTCCGACGGACACATCGTGCATGAGCTCAGGGGCGCGACGCAGGAGGAGCTGCTCAACGCCATGTCGGTGCTCTACCCGCGCACCGACGACGCGGCAACTGAGCACGTCACCCACAGTCACCACCTCGTGGAGTTGGGCGAGACCCCTGAGGAATCCGAGGCCATCGACGCTCACGCCGACGCCCTCTACCGCGATGGCAGCCCCCCGCCGCCACCGAGGGACGGCATCGATGAGACCGACGTCGAGTCCACCGCTGAGCGGTCGTTGGCCCGCCGCGCGCTCCTGGACTGA
- a CDS encoding FAD-dependent oxidoreductase produces MRIVIVGGVAGGMSAATRLRRLDESAEITVVERSGYVSFANCGLPYHVGGVIEKRSALLLQTPESLYERFRIDVRVGTEAVSIDREAKQVTVRDVETREESVLPYDKLILSPGAKPVLPPIPGIERALPLRNIEDTDAMVAAIENSKTAVVIGGGFIGLEVAENLLHLGMKVTLVEAMDQVMAPLDPEMVAPVHRRLRSGGIDLRLGSGVTAIGERDVTLADGSSVPADVVVASIGVRPEVGLAREAGLKIGERGGITVDERQLTSDPSIYAVGDAVEKSDALGESPILVPLANTANLQGRRVADDIAGRGRPARGVMGTAIVGVLGLQVAVVGMNEKRLRSAGRPYRAIHTHPGSHAGYYPGATTMALKLLVDPETDEILGAQGVGEDGVDKRIDVIATAMAGGLKASDLAELELAYAPPFGSAKDAVNMLGFVAENRATGWEKCKQWHEVAEAQNDGWTVVDVRTPREFEAGAIPGAINIPVDELRERLGELPDGPLLLHCGVGIRSHVAYSALKESGRQIANLDGGYTTWWAGTHFAS; encoded by the coding sequence ATGAGAATTGTCATAGTTGGTGGAGTCGCTGGCGGGATGAGTGCCGCGACGAGGTTGCGACGGTTGGACGAGTCCGCAGAGATCACGGTCGTCGAGCGGAGCGGATACGTGTCGTTCGCGAACTGTGGTCTCCCGTATCACGTGGGCGGTGTGATCGAGAAGCGGTCGGCGCTGCTGCTGCAGACCCCGGAGTCGCTCTACGAGCGGTTCCGCATCGATGTGCGGGTGGGCACGGAGGCCGTGTCGATCGATCGCGAAGCCAAGCAGGTCACCGTGCGCGACGTCGAGACCCGCGAGGAGAGCGTCCTTCCCTACGACAAGTTGATCCTCTCCCCCGGTGCTAAGCCGGTGCTTCCCCCTATCCCGGGCATCGAGCGTGCGCTCCCGTTGCGCAACATCGAGGACACCGACGCAATGGTGGCCGCCATTGAGAACTCGAAGACGGCCGTCGTGATCGGCGGCGGGTTCATCGGGCTCGAGGTCGCCGAGAACCTCCTCCACCTGGGGATGAAGGTCACGCTCGTCGAAGCGATGGACCAGGTGATGGCACCGCTCGATCCCGAAATGGTCGCCCCCGTCCACCGCCGGCTGCGCAGCGGCGGTATCGACCTACGCCTCGGATCCGGCGTCACCGCCATCGGCGAGCGGGACGTCACCCTGGCCGACGGCTCGTCCGTTCCGGCCGACGTCGTCGTCGCGTCCATCGGGGTGCGCCCCGAGGTCGGGCTGGCACGGGAGGCCGGCCTCAAGATCGGCGAGCGCGGAGGCATCACGGTCGACGAGCGCCAACTGACGTCCGACCCGTCGATCTACGCGGTCGGCGACGCCGTCGAGAAGTCGGATGCCCTCGGCGAGAGCCCGATCCTCGTCCCCCTCGCCAACACGGCGAACCTGCAGGGGCGACGCGTGGCCGACGACATCGCAGGACGCGGCCGCCCAGCTCGCGGCGTGATGGGCACCGCCATCGTCGGGGTCCTGGGACTCCAGGTGGCAGTGGTCGGCATGAACGAGAAGCGGCTGCGCTCGGCCGGCCGCCCGTACCGCGCCATCCACACCCACCCGGGCTCGCATGCCGGCTACTACCCCGGTGCGACGACGATGGCGCTGAAGCTCCTCGTCGACCCCGAGACCGATGAGATCCTCGGAGCGCAGGGTGTGGGCGAAGACGGCGTGGACAAGCGCATCGACGTCATCGCAACGGCGATGGCCGGAGGCCTGAAGGCCAGCGACCTGGCCGAGCTTGAGCTGGCCTACGCTCCCCCGTTTGGGTCGGCCAAGGATGCGGTCAACATGCTGGGCTTCGTCGCGGAGAACCGCGCCACCGGCTGGGAGAAGTGCAAGCAGTGGCACGAGGTGGCCGAGGCTCAGAACGACGGCTGGACCGTCGTCGATGTCCGCACCCCGCGTGAGTTCGAAGCCGGTGCGATCCCCGGTGCGATCAACATTCCAGTCGACGAGCTCCGCGAGCGTCTTGGCGAGCTGCCCGACGGCCCACTGCTGCTCCACTGTGGCGTCGGCATTCGCAGCCACGTGGCCTACTCCGCGCTCAAGGAGAGCGGTCGCCAGATCGCGAACCTCGACGGCGGCTACACCACCTGGTGGGCGGGCACCCACTTCGCCTCGTAG
- the yidD gene encoding membrane protein insertion efficiency factor YidD yields the protein MLKQPLIWFIKAWRAVISPAYGDVCKFHPTCSAYGLRAVETHGALRGSWLTGRRLVRCHPWSAGGVDYVPGTPEADAWAHENSNEHGAHQPQTY from the coding sequence ATGCTGAAACAGCCACTGATCTGGTTCATCAAGGCGTGGCGGGCCGTCATCTCGCCGGCATACGGCGACGTGTGCAAATTCCACCCGACGTGCTCCGCCTACGGGCTGCGTGCCGTCGAAACGCATGGCGCACTACGGGGAAGCTGGCTGACCGGCCGGCGACTCGTACGCTGCCACCCGTGGTCGGCCGGCGGTGTCGACTACGTCCCCGGGACGCCCGAAGCGGACGCCTGGGCCCACGAGAATTCCAACGAACACGGGGCGCACCAGCCCCAAACCTACTGA
- a CDS encoding beta-1,6-N-acetylglucosaminyltransferase, producing MHGVVITAYRDFPQLASLLRALPDARVHVHLDRNAAFTQAQRRFLESLAHVVVASTYRVSWGGISHLRAIIDGVESLTQEPAIETIHILSGQDYPCRPLSTYSDIRDPQRAYLSLTAVTDQPVLLRRFRTRFEFPDQDLRDPAVRAGDALSIERQERSGNVRTTLGSMQRLYKGMVWGSLPADMARYCVKVARTDRAFMDDLVHSRIPEEFFFQTVLMNSPLAPRVSPNATTFMLWTPGRAVNSGPAVLNIGDLDQILASDKVFVRKVDSTDSAELVAALADRIGASPWSPPVERRFALWRFDAGRARR from the coding sequence GTGCACGGCGTAGTCATCACCGCCTACCGGGATTTCCCCCAGCTCGCCTCTCTCCTCCGCGCGCTCCCCGACGCCCGTGTCCACGTTCACCTCGACCGGAACGCGGCCTTCACGCAGGCTCAGCGTCGGTTCCTCGAAAGCTTGGCGCATGTCGTCGTCGCCTCGACCTACCGGGTGTCCTGGGGAGGGATCTCGCATCTGCGGGCGATCATCGACGGCGTCGAATCACTGACTCAAGAGCCCGCGATCGAGACCATCCACATCCTCTCCGGCCAGGACTACCCCTGCCGCCCCCTCTCCACCTACTCCGACATCCGCGACCCTCAGCGGGCTTATCTCAGCCTGACGGCAGTGACGGATCAGCCGGTACTGCTCCGCCGCTTCAGGACCCGCTTCGAGTTTCCAGACCAGGATCTTCGCGACCCGGCGGTCCGCGCTGGCGATGCCCTCTCCATCGAGCGCCAGGAGCGGTCGGGGAACGTCCGAACCACCCTGGGCTCGATGCAGCGTCTCTACAAGGGCATGGTGTGGGGGTCGCTACCGGCAGACATGGCGCGCTACTGCGTCAAAGTGGCGCGCACGGACCGCGCCTTCATGGACGACCTTGTCCACTCCCGCATCCCCGAAGAGTTCTTCTTCCAGACGGTGCTCATGAATTCCCCCCTGGCGCCCCGTGTGTCGCCGAACGCGACCACGTTCATGCTGTGGACACCTGGTCGGGCCGTCAACAGCGGTCCGGCCGTGCTCAACATCGGGGATCTCGACCAGATCCTCGCCTCCGACAAGGTCTTCGTCCGCAAGGTCGACTCCACTGACTCGGCCGAGCTGGTGGCCGCCCTTGCAGACCGGATCGGTGCCTCACCGTGGTCGCCTCCGGTAGAGCGCAGGTTCGCGCTTTGGCGCTTCGACGCCGGCAGGGCCCGTCGCTGA
- the rnpA gene encoding ribonuclease P protein component: MLPGPRRLKRPADFGATVRQGARAATPSVVVHVLRSTITDPPGTTRVGFVVSKKVGGAVTRNRVKRRLRHLTLELPTPFTADAVVRALPEAASSPELPSHLADAWRRAHARAA; encoded by the coding sequence GTGCTGCCCGGGCCCCGTCGCCTGAAACGACCCGCCGACTTCGGCGCCACCGTCCGTCAGGGGGCTCGGGCTGCCACACCCTCGGTCGTGGTGCACGTGTTGCGCAGCACAATCACTGATCCACCCGGGACCACCCGGGTGGGTTTTGTTGTGTCCAAGAAGGTCGGTGGTGCGGTCACGCGCAACCGGGTCAAGCGACGCCTGCGTCACCTGACGCTCGAGCTGCCGACGCCGTTCACCGCGGACGCCGTCGTCCGGGCACTGCCCGAGGCCGCCTCCTCCCCCGAGCTTCCGTCACACCTGGCCGACGCCTGGCGCCGCGCCCACGCAAGGGCCGCCTGA
- a CDS encoding metal-sensitive transcriptional regulator, translated as MQLDQDEMTAVVKRLKRAQGQLGGVIRMIEEGRGCEEIVTQLAAVSKAVDRAGFTTISIGLRQCVERPEDGNLDTAKMEKLFLSLA; from the coding sequence ATGCAACTCGATCAAGACGAAATGACCGCGGTGGTCAAGCGCCTCAAGCGCGCCCAGGGACAGCTGGGTGGAGTCATCCGGATGATCGAGGAGGGCCGGGGGTGCGAGGAAATCGTCACGCAGCTCGCCGCCGTTTCCAAGGCCGTGGACCGGGCCGGCTTCACGACGATCTCGATCGGGCTGCGCCAGTGCGTGGAGCGCCCCGAGGATGGCAACCTGGACACGGCCAAGATGGAGAAGCTCTTCCTGAGCCTCGCCTGA
- a CDS encoding ABC transporter permease, producing MLHATLTSLWARKARLLFSALSIVLGVAFVSGSLIFTNLLSSSFDEIVKGGLGDVNVTPESTGIQGFEQSSGPGPLLLSDDDVAAVADLAGVERATGIVSTPLAFPLDRDGRLVAFPGAPGLGMNWHDTPAADGMTGARIIEGRAPAASDEVVVDPATLERAGYTIGDAMEISTPTSGVKTYEVVGSGTYGAGSTAGASYLFFTLEEAREIAQEGRDGYYGLWIDTADGADPEDVADAVAEVLPAGFVAETSDELAAGIEEQLNVGLGFVNTFLLVFAAIALLVATLLILNTFSILVAQRARELALLRALGAKRSQVRNSVLVEALLTGLVGATLGLVVGYGLVWGILAVLDVLSLDLGAAVPTITWQAVAASYAIGVVITTIAAYLPARRAGRTRPVEAMAAAAQSGPERLTSLPIVTGVALIELGLAAIACAIWLDVARPLVWAGVGAALLLIGMVLAAVLVGGPLIWLFGRAYRALFGQIGRLAQLNSVRQPRRTAATAATLMIGLALVTAVAILAASTTTSVRDRLSTDQRGDFTISPVAYQPFDAKVADEARSVDGVEAVYEFYRGATVLGEDPVTLVGLSSDAFERAAAIDLVAGSLRAEGDALPAVIASDVLEREGLALGQLTDLVAPGGQRVTVLVTGIHDEERERLVGDVFVTEETFAQLSDTSLVQQIVVFTTDDADPDAVRSGLAAATEDVPTAVVANVDEFVQARVDQFGQLFTVLYALLALAIVISVLGIVNTLGLSVLERTRELGLLRAVGLTRGQLRRMVTLESVMVATLGACLGVAMGILFGWMLVTLLRDEGIDILVFPWPQLGAFVLLAAGFGVLAAVGPARRAARLNVLEAIATE from the coding sequence ATGCTGCACGCCACCCTCACCTCCCTGTGGGCGCGCAAGGCACGCCTGCTGTTCAGTGCGCTGTCGATCGTGCTGGGCGTCGCGTTCGTCAGCGGCTCGCTGATCTTCACGAACCTGCTCTCGTCGAGCTTCGACGAGATCGTCAAGGGCGGCCTCGGCGACGTCAACGTGACGCCGGAGTCCACCGGCATCCAGGGTTTTGAACAATCATCTGGCCCCGGCCCGCTGCTGTTGTCCGACGACGACGTCGCCGCAGTGGCGGACCTGGCCGGGGTCGAGCGCGCCACCGGGATCGTGTCAACGCCGCTCGCCTTCCCGCTGGATCGGGATGGTCGCCTGGTCGCGTTCCCCGGCGCTCCGGGGCTCGGCATGAACTGGCACGACACCCCGGCTGCCGACGGCATGACCGGGGCCCGCATCATCGAGGGCCGGGCCCCCGCCGCAAGCGACGAGGTCGTTGTGGATCCGGCGACCCTGGAACGCGCCGGGTACACGATCGGCGATGCGATGGAGATCTCCACGCCGACGTCCGGCGTCAAGACTTACGAGGTGGTCGGCAGCGGCACGTACGGGGCCGGGTCGACGGCCGGCGCCAGCTACCTGTTCTTCACCCTGGAGGAGGCCCGCGAGATCGCTCAGGAGGGTCGCGACGGCTACTACGGGCTCTGGATCGACACGGCTGACGGGGCCGACCCCGAGGACGTCGCCGACGCCGTCGCCGAGGTGCTGCCCGCCGGGTTCGTCGCCGAGACGAGCGACGAGCTTGCCGCCGGGATCGAGGAGCAGCTCAACGTCGGCCTCGGCTTCGTCAACACCTTCCTGCTCGTCTTCGCCGCGATAGCACTGCTCGTGGCAACGCTGCTCATCCTCAACACGTTCTCGATCCTCGTCGCCCAGCGCGCCCGCGAACTTGCCCTGCTCCGAGCACTGGGGGCGAAGCGCTCCCAGGTGCGCAACTCGGTCCTGGTGGAGGCCCTGCTGACCGGACTGGTCGGCGCGACCCTCGGCCTCGTCGTCGGCTACGGGCTGGTGTGGGGGATCCTGGCGGTCCTGGATGTCCTCAGCCTCGACCTGGGTGCCGCGGTGCCGACGATCACCTGGCAGGCCGTGGCTGCCTCCTACGCCATCGGGGTCGTCATCACGACGATCGCCGCCTACCTGCCCGCGCGAAGGGCCGGGCGGACAAGGCCGGTGGAGGCGATGGCGGCCGCCGCCCAGTCGGGGCCGGAGCGCCTGACCAGCCTGCCGATCGTCACGGGGGTCGCGCTCATCGAGCTCGGCCTGGCGGCGATCGCGTGCGCGATCTGGCTCGACGTCGCCCGCCCGCTGGTCTGGGCCGGCGTGGGGGCCGCGCTGCTGCTCATCGGGATGGTGCTGGCCGCCGTCCTCGTGGGCGGACCGCTCATCTGGCTCTTCGGCCGCGCCTACCGGGCGCTCTTCGGCCAGATCGGTCGCCTGGCCCAGCTGAACTCGGTGCGGCAACCCCGGCGCACTGCGGCGACGGCCGCGACCCTCATGATCGGGCTCGCCCTCGTCACCGCGGTGGCCATCCTCGCGGCCAGCACGACGACGTCGGTGCGCGATCGCCTCTCAACGGACCAGCGCGGCGACTTCACGATCTCTCCGGTGGCCTACCAGCCGTTCGACGCGAAGGTTGCCGACGAGGCGCGCTCGGTCGACGGCGTCGAGGCCGTCTACGAGTTCTACCGTGGCGCGACCGTCCTGGGGGAGGATCCGGTCACGCTCGTCGGTCTGTCGAGCGACGCCTTCGAACGCGCGGCAGCCATCGATCTTGTCGCGGGGTCCCTGCGCGCCGAGGGTGACGCCCTGCCCGCGGTGATCGCCAGCGACGTGCTCGAACGGGAAGGTCTGGCCCTTGGGCAGCTGACCGACCTCGTCGCTCCCGGCGGCCAGCGCGTCACGGTGCTGGTGACCGGCATCCACGACGAGGAGCGTGAGCGGCTGGTCGGCGACGTCTTCGTCACCGAGGAAACCTTCGCCCAACTGAGCGACACGTCGCTGGTGCAGCAGATCGTCGTGTTCACCACCGACGACGCCGACCCGGACGCCGTCCGGTCCGGTCTCGCCGCCGCGACCGAGGACGTGCCCACCGCCGTCGTCGCCAATGTCGACGAGTTCGTCCAGGCCAGGGTGGACCAGTTCGGCCAGCTCTTCACCGTGCTGTACGCGCTGCTGGCGCTCGCCATCGTCATCTCGGTCCTCGGCATCGTCAACACGCTCGGCCTGTCGGTGCTGGAGCGGACGAGGGAGCTGGGGTTGCTGCGCGCCGTCGGGTTGACCCGGGGGCAGTTGCGCAGGATGGTGACGCTCGAGTCGGTCATGGTCGCCACCCTCGGCGCCTGCCTGGGCGTGGCGATGGGCATCCTGTTCGGCTGGATGCTGGTCACGCTCCTGCGCGACGAGGGCATCGACATCCTCGTCTTCCCGTGGCCCCAACTGGGCGCATTCGTGCTGCTGGCGGCCGGTTTCGGCGTCCTGGCGGCGGTCGGGCCGGCCCGGCGGGCGGCACGCCTCAACGTCCTCGAGGCGATCGCCACCGAGTAG